The nucleotide window AACTGCTAATCCAGCTAAAACTAACACGACAACCATCGAAGCAATTTTGACAAAAGTAGTTTTTTCACCAAGCCCAACCGCAATGTCGTCACCTAAACTTAAAATTGTAATAGATTTACTTAACAGAAGCGCCGCAATTAACGCACCAAGTAGCCATGGCCAAATTGCTGCAAGTTGACTCCACTTTACACCAGCAACCCCACCAGCATACCAAAAAGCTAAATCCTGACTTAATTTAAAGTAAATCGCAATCCCTTCACTCAGCGCTGTCAAAAGTGAACTAACCGCAGCCCCCGCCAGTACCAATCTTGTTGGCGACATCGCGCTACCCGCAATCGAACTAACTCCAAAAACCATAAAAGCGCCAATCGCAGCTCCTACAAAAGAAAAAATGATTAGCGAATTATAGCTAAGCCCTGGCATAAAAGCAAAACATACTGCTACCATAAAAGTAGAGCCAGCATTCAGTCCTAGAAGGCCAGAATCAGCAAGTGGGTTTCTAGTAATCCCTTGCATAATCGCTCCAGCAACCGCAAATGCAGCTCCAATCGCCATATCAGCAATTACCCGTGGAACACGCAAACTCCGAATAATCTGGTGTTCTGTTTCTGAACTATTATAATGAAAGAGCGCATCCCAAACCGTGCCTAAATGAATATCCGCCGCTCCGACCGCAATTCCAAATAGTGCCATAATAAGAAGCAATAAAAGTCCCGCTGTTAATATAAAAATAGCGACTGTCGGCCTTGTATTCATTTTTATCTGTTTTGACTTATCCATCTGCACAAATTCCTTCCATCTAAATTATCCGCACGTTTCAGGTGATAATAATTATCAATCGCATAGAAAATTATATCAATATCCCTCACTAATCGCAATGTTCAGCTCTCCTCAAGTAGTTTACCTACAATAATATCCAGCTGACCTTCTACAGCTAAAGGATCATAATAAAACATCGTATCGAAATCCATTTGATAAACATTTCCTGCTTTAAAAGTTGGCAAGTTTTTCCAAATTGGTGAACTCGTTAAATCTTTTATTGTTTTTTCACCATCTTTTGCATCTCCTGAGGAAGTATTGGTAACAAACATCCGGTCAGCAGCATACTCTGGTAATACTTCTAGAGAGATTTTTTGCCAATCTTGTCCATCTAGCACATCTTTTTGGATTTTAGCAGGTGCCTTTAGTTCAAGTGCGTTATAGATAGCTTGACCACCACGTCCCATGTTTTGTCCCATTACATAAAAATCTTTGTCTTGCACTTCATATATACCAACTGTTTCCTCTTTCCCTATTTTCCCGACCAATTTCGCTCTTTCATCTTTAGCCTTTTGGTGGAAACTGTCGATCCAGGCTTCTCCGGCTTTCTTTTCACCGACTAAATCAGCAATTTGACGAACATCTTCTTCCACAGTTTTGGAAGTTGCATACGGAATCAAAACTGTTGGTGCTATTTTCGACATTTGCTCCAACTCGTCTTCATTTGACACAACAATTAAATCTGGTTTTAATTCTGCTACTTTTTCCGCAGAAACTGGGTCACCAATGTCTTCTATCCCATCAACTTTTCCTTTTAAAAATGGATTTTCCATTTGTTTTGCTCTTGCTCCAACTGGCTTCACTCCGAGTAGCACCATATTTCCTAAGTACCCAGAAGCTACTATTCGTTTTGGGTGAGCAGGTATTTCTACTTTTTTTCCATTCGACATGGTATATGTACGCATCTCGGCTTTGCTAGTTTCAGCCGAGTTATTATCTCCACAAGCACCTAAAACAAGTACAGTTAAAAGTACAGATACTACCATACTAATTCTTTTTTTCAAAATAACCCCTCCGATAATTGATAACATTTCTCAATTAGTATAGCGAATCATTTCACAAGATGCAACTCGTTTCCCAAACTAACACTTGCATCTTTCTAACAAAAACTCTATACTTAACCATTGAGAATGATTATCAACTTATTTTAAATTGGAGCGATGAAAATGAAAGACTTGCATACAGACAACTTGCAAATTTCATACGACAAACGAATCATTGTTGATGGTTTAGATATAGCCATTCCGGCGAATAAAATCACTGCCTTAGTTGGAGCCAATGGTTCTGGGAAATCAACTATTTTAAAAACGATGTCCCGGTTAATGAAACCCAGTCACGGGGCAGTTTATTTAGATGGCAAGAGCATTCATAGCCAACCTACGAAGGAAATCGCCAAACAGTTAGCAATATTACCACAAAACCCGTCTGCACCCGATGGACTAACCGTATTCGAATTAATTTCTTACGGTCGCTCCCCCCATCAAAGCAGCTTTAAATCAATCACTGCAAAAGATCGGGAAATTATTTTCTGGTCATTAAGAGTAACTAATTTAACTGAATTTGCAGATCGTCCGATTGATAGTTTATCTGGTGGACAGCGCCAACGAGCTTGGATTGCCATGGCTCTTGCGCAAGAAACAGATGTTTTATTTTTAGATGAACCAACCACATTTTTAGATATGACACACCAATTAGATGTACTTAATTTACTCAAACAACTAAACCAATCAGAAAAACGGACGATTGTTATGGTTGTTCATGATTTAAATCACGCATCTCGTTATGCACAACACATGATTGCAATCAAAGAAGGACAAGTAGTTGCAGAAGGAACACCCGTTAGCGTCATGACTGAAAAAACGTTAGAAGATGTTTTTAATATCAAAGCAGATATCTTAATCGACCCACGTAGCGGTGTGCCCCTTTGCCTTCCATATGAGACTTGTAACGGTTGTGAAATTGTAAAGGAGCTTGATTCGATTGCCAAATAATCTTTATGATGTCACCATTATTGGCGGTGGCCCTGTTGGTCTTTTCGCTGCTTTTTATAGTGGTCTTCGCTCAATGAAAACAAAAATTATCGACGCTGAACCTGCCGTTGGTGGCAAAGTTCGTTATTTTTTTCCTGAAAAAGTCATACGAGACATCGGTGGAATTCCATCTATCACTGGTGCTAACCTTATTGCTAATTTAAAAGAACAAGCCGAGACATTCCATCCAGAAATCTTCTGTAATGAACGAGTGATAGATCTCACCAAACTTTCAGATGGAACTTTTCAATTAACTACTCAAAATGGTTCAATTCATTTTTCTAAAACGATTGTTATCGCAACTGGTAGCGGTACTTTTGAAGTTAACCAATTAGAAGCCGCACATGTGGAAGACTTTTCAGATGCCATATTTTATGATGTAAAGGATATCGAACAATTCCGTGGTAAAGTGGTTGCTGTCTCTGGTGGTGGAGATTCTGCGATTGACTGGGCGCAAACATTAGAACCTATCGCAAAAGAAGTTCACTTAATTTACCGTGGTGAAGATTTTAAAGCCCATGAAGAAAGTGTCAATTCCCTAAAAAATTCCCGTGTCCAAATCCATATCCACCATGAAATAAGCGCTCTATTTGGTTTTAATGATCAATTATCTGAAACGATGCTTTACTGCAATCAAACAAAAAGAACCAAAACCATTCCAACAGATGTGCTCTTTATCAATCATGGAGTCAAAGTTGACTTAGGAACAATGGCTGAATGGGGATTTCAATTAGCTGATTTCGGGATTGTTGTAGACGAGGAAATGCACACATCTGTCCCTGGAATTTTCGCTTGCGGTGACAGCGCAGCTTATCCACGAAAAATCCGCATTATCGCAGCGGGCCTACACGAAGGTCCAATTGCCATTAATAGCGCGAAAAAATATCTAGAACCTACTGCCGCTGATGAAGCTATGATTAGCACACATCATGAAAGCTTTATTAATTAAAAAAATGATTTGGAACCCGTTTCCAAATCATTTTTTAGTATCCTGTTTATGATGTAAATAGCGCAATTGCTTTTGTCAAAATCCGCATTTCTTCTTCCAAAATGGCTTTTTGTCGCTGTAGTTCTTTCAATTGCTTGTCCTCAATGATTTTCTGAAGATCATTATCTATTTCCGAATACTGCTTTATCCATCTGTATAATGCCGTTTTAGAGACAAAATATTCTTCACATAAAGCAGCAGGTGATTTCCCATCTAGATATAAATTCACTAAATATTTTTTAAAATGGATATCATACTTTTTATAATTAGACACAGACATTTTTCCTCTCATAATCGCTTACTTGATATCTTTTATATTACATTCTTAGAGCTGCATTTGTTAAAAAGTCTTATAAATAGTACTTATTTTATTAACTTCCATGGGAAAGTTTGTGCCTTTTATTGCTTATTACTCTAAAAAATGATATATTTTCCCAATCCTAATCGAATGGAGATGTCATTAATGAATAAATATGGAAAAGTAGTTAGAGACATTCGTATTTCTAAAGGAATTAGCCAAAAGAAACTTTACGAGGGCATTATTTCCAAGTCTTATGCGATTGAGTTTGAAAAAGGCGCACATGAAATTAGTTTAAATTTATTTGAAAAAATCTTAACCCGCATTAATATGAATATGGATGAATTTTTCTTTATTTTACGTGGCTTTTCATTAAATGATGATGATGATTTTTGGTATACCCATGAACAAAAAGGAACTGCTTACGATATTAATAGTCTTTATGATTTATATGAAGAGCTATCTCAAAATGAAGGAGAAATAGCCGAAGTCAGAAAAGCTTTAGTTCATTCAAGAATGGAACTTCTCGAAAACTTACTTAAAAATCAGGAATTTAATGTGGCTGTCATATCCGAACAAGATATCGAAACAATCCAAAATTACTTGTTTTCCATTCAGTCATGGACACTCGAAGAAATTAAAATTTTTGCCAATTCGATTTATTATTTTGATGAAGAAATTCAATCTCAATTTTTACAACAAGTCTTAAAATCAGTTGACACCTATAAAAACTATGATAGAGGTCGTCGGCTACTCTGTGCATTACTCATTAATACGATTGAAGTATTTATTCAGCAAAATAAACTAAGCCAAGCAAAAAAACTATTAACAGATTTAGAAAACCTAAGTATTTTTTATGAAGGTGCTTTTTATCGAATTCTCTCTACTTTTTTACTCGGCTTAATCAATATGAAAAGTAAATTAGTAGAACTTGGCTACTACCAAGCGCAAAAAAGCATTCGAATTCTAAAAGAACTAAACTATGATGACATTGCGCTACTCTATGATATTTTGCTCACGCAGTTCTTAGAAGAAGAAAATTTAACGGAACATCCTGTATTAAAAACTGATTTATAAAAGACCAACAAAAAAAGCATTCCTTAAAATCGGAATGCTTTTTAAATCATTCTACTTCACAGATGCCAAACTCAACAATTCGCATCATTTCCGTGAAATCATTTGCAAGTGGGATAAAATCTTCCATTGTTGCGTTCGGTTTTTTTTCTAAATAATTCGTACTAATTTGGGTAATATGATTAAAAAGTGCTGCAATTACTTTACGAGCTGCATCTATATTCACCTCTTTTTTCAAGCTCATTCTGCTTAAAACTTGATTCATTTGCGCTTCTGAACGAGCGATTGCTTCATCAAAAAAACCATCTAATTTCCCTTGTAGTTCGCCAGGGGGATTTGCATAAGCTTGCATAATCAAACCGAACACGGTTGGATAGTTACGGTTAAAGTCTAATTTTTGCTTCGTTGACCAAATAGCCATCTCAACAAAATCTTTCCACTCTTCTTGTTGAGCGCTAACTTTTTGGGTTGCAAAATCAACAGCATAAGAGACAGCTGCGATATAGAGCTTTTCTTTGGAAGCGAAGTAGTGGAAAATCAAACCTTTTGAAACCCCTGCTTTTGCGCATATTTGGTTCGTGCTTGCTGCTTGATAGCCTTTTTCCGTAAATTCCTCCATCGCTGCTTCTAAAATTTGTAATCGTTTTTTATCCATTATACTTTCAAATCCTTTTTCTTATATAAGATAAATGTAGCGGCAACCATCACAACCATCACTACGAAGGAAATAATCACATTGGTTCCGGTAATTCCTTTATCCATAATTTCAGAAGGAATGGCATAATTTATTGGCGAAAAATATTGAAAGAAATCGACATTCTCATTAAGCCCTGCCATAATTCCTAAAATATAGGTTAAGAAAACAAGAGCTAGCGCGACAGGCGATGCTTGTTTAGCAGACTTGAGTATAGCTGATACCATAAAGCCCGTACTCATAAACACACAAGCAACTAGTAGTTCACTGGAGAACACACGAACTAGCTCCATTATCAATTCCCCACTATCTACTCCACTTGGTTTCAGAAATAAAACTAGTGCCACAGATGCCACAAACGTAATTGCCCAAAACACGATAAAAGATAGTAAATTCCCAATCATTTTCCACATAACTAAGCTTGAACGAGTAATTGGTTGCGCATATAAAAATTCTATCGTCCCATCTGTTTCTTCTTTAATTAAAGCCTGAGCCCCAATCAAAGCCGCATAAACACATGCCGCAATAAAAATATACTGAAATACATAAGCAAAATACGCATCGATATTGGTTAAATCAGCCATCGAATCCATATGCAATATTTTCATCATATCTTGCGGTAAAGCATTCATTTTTGTGTTCACTAAGTCTTGCATCCCACTACTTTGCATACTTGGGAAAAAAGCCATAAACACACCTAAAATAACAATAACTACCACGGCCCAAACGATTAGACTCCTAATTCTAGTTTTCCATTCAATGTGTAAGATATTCACTTGATTTCGCCTCCTTCGTACAGAGTCATGAATTTATCTTCTAATTCTTGATTAGTAATCGTTAAATCGATAATCTCTTTTTCTTGTAACAGTGGCAAAATCGTCTTAATATCATTATCAAAAATAAGTCTAGCTTTGCCACTTTCTTTTTCAATAATTCTTGCACCAGCGTTCGTTAATTTTTCTAACGGCAAACAATCTCCTTTTAATACAATCACCTTACCTGACATTTGTTGATTGGCAATATCTTCTACCGCAATGATATTTCCATTTCTTATAAAAGCTGCTCTTGTACAGTATTCTTGCACTTCCCGTAAATTATGACTAGAAAGAAAAATGGTCATTCCTTCTTTATTTCGGTCCGTCATCTCCTTGAATAAATAATGTTGCATTAGCGGATCTAAGCCATTAGTCGGTTCATCTAAAATAAGTAACTTAGGTTCGGTAATTAACCCAGCCACAATGGCTACTTTTTTCTTGTTTCCAAGTGACATTTCACCAAATCTTTTTTTCGAATCAATGGAGAACATTTCGAAATAGTTATTCATTTTTTTCGTTGCATTTTCAATATGATGGAATTTCGCTGCATAGTGGATAATATCATTCGCGGTCATTTGTGGGTAATAACGAACTTCACTCGGAACATAGCCAACCATTTTTTTGATTTCAGCCGAATTTTTGACGACATCTTTTCCAAGAATGGTTGCATTTCCGCTTGTTGCATAAATAAAATTAAGTAAAACTTTAATTGTCGTCGATTTCCCAGCACCATTTGGACCAATAAAACCATATAGTTCGCCTTCATTAACTGTTAAATTCACATTTTCAATTGCTCGCTTTTTATGATAGTTTTTTGTAAGCGACTCCACTTTAATTGCTTCCATATTCTCTCCTCCAAATTCATATTGACCAACTAGTCAAATAGAGTATAAGCACTTTTGACCAGGTAGTCAATCAAAAGCATTTCATAAAAAAAGAAAATACCATTTAGGCATTTTCTTCCATTAGCAGTAATAATTTCCAATACGCCATTGCATACATCGTTTTCGCGTCATGAATCAATTGTTGCTGTATTAATTGCTCTGCTTCAGCTGGAGTTACTTTGACAAGGTTAATAAATTCGTCCGGATCTTGCTCTAATGGTTTTTCTACTTGATGAAGGTCGCGTGCCACAAAAATATGTAGTAATTCATTCGCAAACCCAGGCGAAGTATAAAAAGAAGTTAAATACGTCAAATTGTCGGACTGAAATCCAGTTTCTTCTTCTAATTCACGTTTTGCTGTAATTATTGGCTCTTCCCCCACTTCCATTTTGCCCGCAGGAATCTCGATAATCGTTTTTTCTAAGGGTTTTCGAAATTGTTCTACTAAATACATCGCTCCATCTGCTGAAAAGGGAATAATTGCCACAGCTCCCGGATGCTTGATAATTTCTCGCTTACTATGTTCGCCGTTTGGTAATTCCACTTCATCTACTTGTAACTGAATAATATTTCCTTTAAAAAGCGTCTCTGAGTGAAGTGTTTTTTCTTCTAGTGAGTCCATCTAAGCCACCTCTTCTTGTTTTTTTCATTATAACATAATTAAGTCCGAGTTTAATTTACATCGCACGACTGATAACATCTATTTTCTAAATATGGTATGATAAGGACAAATAAAGCACACTTTCTAAAATATAAAAACCCTTCAACTTGCCTAGTTATGAGATACTAAATATACTTAACTAGTAGACAACACGTGGCACCATTTATTTTTAGAAAAATATACCTAAGAAAAGTGGACCTTTCAAACAGGTACTTAAAGGAGAAGATGTATAATGACCGTTTTTAAAAAGATATTAGCATTCACTGGTTCCATTTTACTTGTCATTATTTTGGGTGGTATCCTTACTTCCATTATCCAAAGTGGCTTGATAATTGCAGCAATCATTCTAGTCGTTGCAGCTGTCCTATTTTTCTTTTCATCTAAAGCTGGGGACCGCGCGCAAATGATCGCCACTGGATTAACTAAAAAAGAATATAAATATATTCGCACTAACCTAGAAGAAGCTCGTGTAAAGATAATCCGCCTTCAAAAAATCATGACCCAAAATAAAGCACTCTATTCTTTCCAAGAGCGCAACAAAACACTTTTACTAACAAAACGGATTTACGGTATCGTGAAAGAAGAACCAAAACGTTTTTATGAAGCAGAAGATTTCTTTTTCTCTCATCTTGATTCTTTAGTAGAGCTTACAGAAAAATATGCTTTTTTAGAAAAACAACCTGTCAAAGACAAAAAAATCTATCAAACACTTTCTGATACACGCACACTTTTAAATGATTTAAGTCGCGTTATTGAAAAGGATTTATTTACACTTTTAAATCAAGATGTAAACAATCTCGATTTTGAATTAGAAGTAGCAAAAAACTCCATTTCCAAACAGAAAAAGAAATTCGAAAGGGGTACAAAAGATGACCGAGAACAAGCCAAGTGAAGAAACAAATGAATTAAAAGATTTAGTAGTTGAAAAAGAATTTAATCAAACGTTAGATGATCTTCTTGCTAATCCTTTTGGAACAGAGGGTGAATCTGCTACTAGTATCGTTAATAGCGAAACTGACGCAGCTCCTCGCCTCGTAGACATGCTAACGGAAACAAATAAAAAACAAGCACTAGAATTATCAAAACAAATCGAACCAGGTAATCAAGCTGCTATTCTTGGTTATGGTGCACCTGCACAGGCGAAACTACATGACTTCTCTCACTCGATGCTTGCTCATGTTCAAAAACAAGATGTTGGACCGATTGGTGATATCATCAGTGATTTAATGTATCGTCTACAAGAAGCAGATCCTGACGAACTAGCCGCCCGTAACAAAAATGTCTTTACGAAAATGTTCCACCGAGTAAAACAATCCATCAATGAAATTACTTCTAAATATCAAAAAATTGGTACCCAAATTGACCGCATCGCGTTGAAACTGGAACACTCCAAAAAGCGTTTAATTGAAGATAACTCTTTCCTTGAACAGCTTTATGATAAGAATAAAGATTATTTCCAAGCGCTTAATATCTACATTGCTGCTGGAGAATTGAAATTAGAAGAAATTAATACAAAAATGCTCCCAGAACTTCGCAAAAAAGCGGAACAAACTGGTGATCAAATGGATTATCAAGAAGTAAATGACCTAACTCAATTTGCGGATCGTCTTGATAAACGCGTATATGATTTACGTTTAAGTCGTCAAATCACTATTCAACAAGCACCGCAAATCCGCTTAATTCAAAATACAAACCAAGCACTTGCAGAAAAAATTCAATCATCCATCATGACTGCTATTCCACTTTGGAAAAACCAGGTGGCTATCGCGCTTACCTTGCTTCGCCAACAACAAGCTGTCGCAGCGCAGCGTCAAGTTTCTGAAACAACCAATGAACTATTGAAACGTAACGCCGATATGCTAAAAACGAACGCTATCGAAACAGCTCGCGAAAATGAAAGGGGCATCGTTGACATCGAAACCCTAAAAGAAACACAATCAAGTTTAATCGAAACATTACAAGAAACATTAAAAATCCAACAAGAAGGCCGTGCTAAACGTGCCGTAGCCGAAAAAGAATTAGTGACTATGGAACAAGAACTAAAAGAACGTTTGCTTGAAATGAAATAACACTAAAGGCTAGCGCCAAATTGCGCTAGCCTTTTTTATAATCCTTCTAATCGCAAATTTTCAAAATGAACTGGCTTTAAGTTAGTCACAGTAAGCCCAATCAAACGAATACTTTCTTTCCCAGTATAAGTTTCTCTTAAAAGTAATGCTGCAGCTTGATAAATTTGCTTTGCATCATGGATATATTCATTTAATGTCAGCCGTTTTGTAACCGTAGTAAAATCACTATACCGTAATTTAAGCACAATTGTTTTACCGTGCTTCTGCAACTTTGTAAGCCGTTCTTCTACTTTTTTCGCAAATATCATTAGATTCTGCTCTAATATTCGTTCGTCTAATATATTGAATTCAAAAGTAGTTTCTTTTCCAACAGATTTGCGGTCACGATGTGGATTCACAACGTTATTGGATCGTCCCCTAACATGGCGGTATAGATGATAACCTTGCTTGTGTAGTTCACGAATTAAATCCCACTCACTCCACTTCTTCAAA belongs to Listeria ivanovii subsp. ivanovii and includes:
- a CDS encoding FecCD family ABC transporter permease, with the translated sequence MDKSKQIKMNTRPTVAIFILTAGLLLLLIMALFGIAVGAADIHLGTVWDALFHYNSSETEHQIIRSLRVPRVIADMAIGAAFAVAGAIMQGITRNPLADSGLLGLNAGSTFMVAVCFAFMPGLSYNSLIIFSFVGAAIGAFMVFGVSSIAGSAMSPTRLVLAGAAVSSLLTALSEGIAIYFKLSQDLAFWYAGGVAGVKWSQLAAIWPWLLGALIAALLLSKSITILSLGDDIAVGLGEKTTFVKIASMVVVLVLAGLAVSVVGPVGFIGLIVPHLVRFLVGVDYRWIIPCSAVVGAFLTLAADILARTINPPYETPISVIFALIGVPFFLFVTRKERRNL
- a CDS encoding iron-hydroxamate ABC transporter substrate-binding protein, yielding MKKRISMVVSVLLTVLVLGACGDNNSAETSKAEMRTYTMSNGKKVEIPAHPKRIVASGYLGNMVLLGVKPVGARAKQMENPFLKGKVDGIEDIGDPVSAEKVAELKPDLIVVSNEDELEQMSKIAPTVLIPYATSKTVEEDVRQIADLVGEKKAGEAWIDSFHQKAKDERAKLVGKIGKEETVGIYEVQDKDFYVMGQNMGRGGQAIYNALELKAPAKIQKDVLDGQDWQKISLEVLPEYAADRMFVTNTSSGDAKDGEKTIKDLTSSPIWKNLPTFKAGNVYQMDFDTMFYYDPLAVEGQLDIIVGKLLEES
- a CDS encoding ABC transporter ATP-binding protein, with product MKDLHTDNLQISYDKRIIVDGLDIAIPANKITALVGANGSGKSTILKTMSRLMKPSHGAVYLDGKSIHSQPTKEIAKQLAILPQNPSAPDGLTVFELISYGRSPHQSSFKSITAKDREIIFWSLRVTNLTEFADRPIDSLSGGQRQRAWIAMALAQETDVLFLDEPTTFLDMTHQLDVLNLLKQLNQSEKRTIVMVVHDLNHASRYAQHMIAIKEGQVVAEGTPVSVMTEKTLEDVFNIKADILIDPRSGVPLCLPYETCNGCEIVKELDSIAK
- a CDS encoding NAD(P)/FAD-dependent oxidoreductase; amino-acid sequence: MPNNLYDVTIIGGGPVGLFAAFYSGLRSMKTKIIDAEPAVGGKVRYFFPEKVIRDIGGIPSITGANLIANLKEQAETFHPEIFCNERVIDLTKLSDGTFQLTTQNGSIHFSKTIVIATGSGTFEVNQLEAAHVEDFSDAIFYDVKDIEQFRGKVVAVSGGGDSAIDWAQTLEPIAKEVHLIYRGEDFKAHEESVNSLKNSRVQIHIHHEISALFGFNDQLSETMLYCNQTKRTKTIPTDVLFINHGVKVDLGTMAEWGFQLADFGIVVDEEMHTSVPGIFACGDSAAYPRKIRIIAAGLHEGPIAINSAKKYLEPTAADEAMISTHHESFIN
- a CDS encoding transposase — its product is MSNYKKYDIHFKKYLVNLYLDGKSPAALCEEYFVSKTALYRWIKQYSEIDNDLQKIIEDKQLKELQRQKAILEEEMRILTKAIALFTS
- a CDS encoding helix-turn-helix domain-containing protein; protein product: MNKYGKVVRDIRISKGISQKKLYEGIISKSYAIEFEKGAHEISLNLFEKILTRINMNMDEFFFILRGFSLNDDDDFWYTHEQKGTAYDINSLYDLYEELSQNEGEIAEVRKALVHSRMELLENLLKNQEFNVAVISEQDIETIQNYLFSIQSWTLEEIKIFANSIYYFDEEIQSQFLQQVLKSVDTYKNYDRGRRLLCALLINTIEVFIQQNKLSQAKKLLTDLENLSIFYEGAFYRILSTFLLGLINMKSKLVELGYYQAQKSIRILKELNYDDIALLYDILLTQFLEEENLTEHPVLKTDL
- the timR gene encoding macrodiolide transporter TimAB transcriptional regulator TimA, which encodes MDKKRLQILEAAMEEFTEKGYQAASTNQICAKAGVSKGLIFHYFASKEKLYIAAVSYAVDFATQKVSAQQEEWKDFVEMAIWSTKQKLDFNRNYPTVFGLIMQAYANPPGELQGKLDGFFDEAIARSEAQMNQVLSRMSLKKEVNIDAARKVIAALFNHITQISTNYLEKKPNATMEDFIPLANDFTEMMRIVEFGICEVE
- the timB gene encoding macrodiolide ABC transporter permease TimB encodes the protein MNILHIEWKTRIRSLIVWAVVVIVILGVFMAFFPSMQSSGMQDLVNTKMNALPQDMMKILHMDSMADLTNIDAYFAYVFQYIFIAACVYAALIGAQALIKEETDGTIEFLYAQPITRSSLVMWKMIGNLLSFIVFWAITFVASVALVLFLKPSGVDSGELIMELVRVFSSELLVACVFMSTGFMVSAILKSAKQASPVALALVFLTYILGIMAGLNENVDFFQYFSPINYAIPSEIMDKGITGTNVIISFVVMVVMVAATFILYKKKDLKV
- the timA gene encoding macrodiolide ABC transporter ATP-binding protein TimA: MEAIKVESLTKNYHKKRAIENVNLTVNEGELYGFIGPNGAGKSTTIKVLLNFIYATSGNATILGKDVVKNSAEIKKMVGYVPSEVRYYPQMTANDIIHYAAKFHHIENATKKMNNYFEMFSIDSKKRFGEMSLGNKKKVAIVAGLITEPKLLILDEPTNGLDPLMQHYLFKEMTDRNKEGMTIFLSSHNLREVQEYCTRAAFIRNGNIIAVEDIANQQMSGKVIVLKGDCLPLEKLTNAGARIIEKESGKARLIFDNDIKTILPLLQEKEIIDLTITNQELEDKFMTLYEGGEIK
- a CDS encoding NUDIX domain-containing protein, whose protein sequence is MDSLEEKTLHSETLFKGNIIQLQVDEVELPNGEHSKREIIKHPGAVAIIPFSADGAMYLVEQFRKPLEKTIIEIPAGKMEVGEEPIITAKRELEEETGFQSDNLTYLTSFYTSPGFANELLHIFVARDLHQVEKPLEQDPDEFINLVKVTPAEAEQLIQQQLIHDAKTMYAMAYWKLLLLMEENA
- a CDS encoding 5-bromo-4-chloroindolyl phosphate hydrolysis family protein, with the translated sequence MTVFKKILAFTGSILLVIILGGILTSIIQSGLIIAAIILVVAAVLFFFSSKAGDRAQMIATGLTKKEYKYIRTNLEEARVKIIRLQKIMTQNKALYSFQERNKTLLLTKRIYGIVKEEPKRFYEAEDFFFSHLDSLVELTEKYAFLEKQPVKDKKIYQTLSDTRTLLNDLSRVIEKDLFTLLNQDVNNLDFELEVAKNSISKQKKKFERGTKDDREQAK
- a CDS encoding toxic anion resistance protein, giving the protein MTENKPSEETNELKDLVVEKEFNQTLDDLLANPFGTEGESATSIVNSETDAAPRLVDMLTETNKKQALELSKQIEPGNQAAILGYGAPAQAKLHDFSHSMLAHVQKQDVGPIGDIISDLMYRLQEADPDELAARNKNVFTKMFHRVKQSINEITSKYQKIGTQIDRIALKLEHSKKRLIEDNSFLEQLYDKNKDYFQALNIYIAAGELKLEEINTKMLPELRKKAEQTGDQMDYQEVNDLTQFADRLDKRVYDLRLSRQITIQQAPQIRLIQNTNQALAEKIQSSIMTAIPLWKNQVAIALTLLRQQQAVAAQRQVSETTNELLKRNADMLKTNAIETARENERGIVDIETLKETQSSLIETLQETLKIQQEGRAKRAVAEKELVTMEQELKERLLEMK